The genomic region TCGTCGAGACGGCCCGGGACGAGGGTCAGGCCCTCGGCGTGGGCCACATCTTCCGGTATCACCCCGGACTGCGCGAGCTCAAACGGCTGGTCGACGCCGGCGAACTCGGCGAGATCGAGTACCTCCACACTGCGCGCTTCTCCTTCCGGGTCCCCCGGGACACCACGGGCGTGCTCTACTCGCTCGCCGTCCACGACGTGGACGTGTACGACTACCTCCTCGGGGAGCGTCCCGAACGGATTCACTGTTCCACGAACTCGACCCACCGGGAGAACATCGACGAGACGACGACGCTCACGCTTTCGTACGGCGACCGGACGGGCGTGATCCACTCCTCCTGGCAGATTCCGGTGTTCGGGAAGCGCCGCGATCTCGCGGTCGTCGGCACCGACGGCGCGGCGTACCTCGACTACCTCGCCGATACGGAGGTCGAGGTCTACGACGCGAGCATCGTCACGGACGCCGACGGCGACCTGCGGAAACGAGAGCGGGGCAAGACGGTCCACGAGGCCGCGGACGCGGAACCGCTGAAGACGGAACTGCGGGAGTTCGTCGCCGCAGCACAAGCGGGTCGCGACCCGCCGGCGAGCGGCCGCGTCGGCGCTCGCACCGTCGAACTGCTCGAGCGCGCCGTCGAGGCCGCCGACTCCGGGCAGGTGCTCGACGTTCCTCAGGAGTCTCGGACCGTCAGCCCACCGAATACGGATTGATACAACGCAAACACCATTCCCAGTGCGTTTTAGCGGTAATACCGAGGACCTCGAATTCTTCCGTTCAGATCCTGGCACGCCGAACGCGTCGAACTCGGTGATGC from Halorientalis sp. IM1011 harbors:
- a CDS encoding Gfo/Idh/MocA family protein; protein product: MRYGIVGTGYWGKNHVRVATELRGSGPIDEVVICDADEERAADLAETYDVEYTTRHDRLEVDAASVATPSTTHEEIATDLLRSGTDLLVEKPLALSAEAAWNVVETARDEGQALGVGHIFRYHPGLRELKRLVDAGELGEIEYLHTARFSFRVPRDTTGVLYSLAVHDVDVYDYLLGERPERIHCSTNSTHRENIDETTTLTLSYGDRTGVIHSSWQIPVFGKRRDLAVVGTDGAAYLDYLADTEVEVYDASIVTDADGDLRKRERGKTVHEAADAEPLKTELREFVAAAQAGRDPPASGRVGARTVELLERAVEAADSGQVLDVPQESRTVSPPNTD